A stretch of DNA from Paenibacillus segetis:
TCCTTGAATCTCAAGCACTAACTTCCCATCGTATCCAAGCCTCCTGAACCATTCAAAACTGGCATGATCGGTAGTGACGATAATCGCATGATAGTTCCTCGCGTTTAGAATATGACGGATTTCGGCTTCATCACGCGTTACATAGATCGGAAAGTCTATTTTGTTTTGCATTCCTGCTCCCCAATCGTAATATAAACATTCCGCCTGAATTCCGTATCGGCGTAAGGCTTGACAGCGTTGACGATTCAAAGTTTCCACCCCACCGCTTGGCACATAAAATACGAACAACACATTCATCGTCTCACCTCCTAGCCAATTAATTATTTCTTACCGCATCCTCTTGAGTGAATACAGCCACATTCCTTCTGTAGTTCCATGCTCTCATCGTCAATCCTGTGGAATCATAAGTATCAATATTAGTTACAATAAGCAAATAAAAAGGAGTGTACGAGGTTATAATCTGTGGAATGAATACGACCGAACCTTGACTCATATGGTATAATCCCCGAAATATCGGACCTTGAGGAGCATATGCAAGTATAAGAAAATCGAAACCTTCAATACCTAAATTAATTAATTTCAAATCAATATATTCGATATATCGTGAATCAATCTTGCTATACTCAGCTGCTTCCAATCGTAAAATAGACATGCTCCCCCTCCGATCAGATTAATGTTTACTCCAGATTGGGAATTTATCTTGCAACTGCATTATTGCGTCGCGAACCAGATTTTTTCTACAAAGTAAGAATTCAATAAGATATTCCAACATGGAGCGGGAAATTTTCCATTCCTTAGGAATCCCACTGACCGCTTCTTTCAATTCCCAACGTTCGAGAGCCTCCAATGTAGATAGGTAAGAATAAAATGGGTCGGAACTATCAATATACGGCACGAATATCTCATAATAATGTCCCCAGTACACTTCGACGAAATTCTTATTTTCTTCCAATTCATCGGGATCCCATTCCGGTCCGCAAAAGGCGTTAGCATGATCAATCAGAAGTAGCCGTTTCGTGTCCCGCAAAAACAGAAGATTTGCCCCCGTGACATATCGGTCCCAGTTCATGATCCAATAATCAAAAACGATCATTCCGCTTATTGTCTCTATATTTTGACAGCTTGATAAATTGACTTCATTCTTTAAAGTAACTGCCTGTTCGGCGAACAGGCAACCTATATGAGGACCTTCTGGAACATTGAGTTTTTTGAGCGCTGGGAACATGTCTATAAGTTCACTTGAGATATGCACAATTTTGTATTCGGCTGCAGGTAAATTCATTAATTTTGCCAGTCTATAAGCAATATACTCGTTGATCAGTACTCCTTTTCCCTGCTTGTTATTCATTAATTTGACCACATATTTGTTACCGTCATCGCAATAGAATAGATGGGGACGTGTCTCTCCTTCACCCATCGGCTTAACATGCCTCAAAGCATGTAGAACATCCATAATCATCCCGCTTTCTATATATAGGGTCCAAGCCACTCCCAGCTATGCCCATCATCTCTAACAAAATATCGGTATCTATCATCTGTTTTGGCAACTACCGTCAACTGATTCGAGTTGTTTTCTACAAGAATCACCTCGTTATAAGTGCTATCACCGAATTTGTCAGGTTCAGACCAATCCCAAGAAGAATGATTATCTCTCCACCAATGTCCCAGACCTCCGTTCCTTAAGGGCGCCACTACCTCAAAGTTTCCGTAGGAGCTCTCAATAAAAGCAGGGACTCCCTTTACACCATTTGCAAATGAAGGTGACTCGAACCACTCACCACTCTCTTCATCCCTCCAATAATGAATAAGTTTATCTTTGATTCTGCATATTATTTCGATATTTCCGTATTGGGTCTCTATCGCAGTGAACGCTTCTACTTTTTCATTGCCGAATGTATACGGGCCGTACATATAGCTTTTACCTTTGCTTTTCACGAATTTCCAGTAAGACATTCCTTTCTCCAGAGAAGCCGTCAGCCATTCTACTGTCTTTCCAGTGCTATCCTTCCTACGGATGAAAAAAGGCATATCCCCCAAATACGTATCAAGAAAGCGATTTTGTGAATCGGCATTATATTGTACTTGCTGTTTAAGGGCGCTTTGTACAAAAACGCGAGTTTCATCTCCTATGTCTCTTGGCACGGGATGAAGAAGATAACACTTTTTATTCCAGTGCAGTAGATTTAGAGTTTCGTCCAACGGGAAGTATGGTCTATAACGAATTGATTCTCCAGTTGATCTAGGATAAGTATTTAGCTTGTATCCAAAGCGCTCTGTCATTGTAACGTAGGCCACTTCATCCACTCCGAACGCCTTCGTCTTTTTAAGTTTGGCCTTGAGCTCGGAATAACGTGTGCTTTTCAAAAAACGCTTTACAAGTTTTTTACTAAATACCTGACCCACATTAAAGGATTCATATAAAGAATAGTCTCCGAATAACGATTTCCATAAATCATATTCTTCGCGCACCTGGTTGCCTATATAAGAATCTTCATCCGAACGTTTGGTGTTTACTCCCATGTAATCTTTGTTATTCATTTGCTCCGTAATAAACATCTCATAACCTTCCCTGATAAAAAGAGCATCTGAGTCGAGGTTAATCAAATAGTCATAATCATAACCAATATCATCAAGCCATCTCATTGTTTCTAGCATATAGATGGCTGTTACGCCATAATTCAATTTTCGGCTAGTGGGACAGATTGGAACTCCCAGATTACTGCATAGGCTTGAATTATTACCTCCGTTATATAAAACGACGGAGCTGTTCGGGCAGAAGCATCTAATGTTATCCAACAGATCGATTATGACGTTTCGCTTGTTATGAACTAGCAAGGCAAAACATATCTTTGCCGGACGATTTGTTGTATTCCCCAAGTTTGATCACTCCTAATCATCTTATTATGCCTTATCATATGCGAAGTTTAAGGAGTGGATTAGACTAGTAGTCCTAGTGATAGGAAATTAGTACAAATATATGCTCCCGTACCTGTCACAGCCTGATGCGAGGGCATATGGTGAAGGAACACAATCCAAAAAAAAGGAATGAGAAGAGAAGGTGGTGCAAGATGTCTGATAAATTGATGATTGTCGCTCATCCAGACGACGAGTCTCTTTTCGGAGGTGCGGCCTTGTTACGAGAAAAGGGTTGGACAGTCATTTGCTTAACCAACGCTAATAATGAAACCCGATCAGACGAATTTCACAAGGCAATGAGAAGGGTAGGAGCTTCGTGTGAAATATGGGACTACCCCGATATATATGGAGGAAGCTTTGATTCCAAACAATTAGGGAAGGATTTGGCGAAGGTTATCGCCAAACATCAATTTCGTCGTATTGTCACCCATAATCTACAAGGGGAGTATGGACACAGTCAGCACAAATCGCTTTCAAAAATTATACATGGCTTAGGTATAGATAACTTGTATGTATTCGAAAAATCTGACGAAGTACTGCCATTCCATTTGCTACGAGACAAATTAATTCTATTGTCGGTCTATCAAAGCCAGATGTACGTTATTGAGGAGTTGATGCCATATATATTATACGAACGTATTGTACCGTTTAATGAGTCAACCTCTTTATCATCTGAATAAGAAGGTGAATATCGATGAGAATCGTTCATGTTGTCCCAAATGTTATACCCATTCCCGGCAGCGGTGGGATTGAGAGAATTGCTTATCTCTTATCGAATGAACTTGTTAGAAGGGGACATGAGGTTTACGTTTATGCCTTGGCAGGAAGTCAGAGCAACGCGATTATTATCCCATATGGACATAGAGGATTTAGCAAACATAATATAAAAGATTTTGTAATTCATACGCTGCCGGATAATGTTGATGTGATCCATGATCATACGCATAGCTTGGTCATCGGACGCGAAAAATTAAATATACCTACTGTCTCTACAATTCACACGGAATGGGGTTTTGAAATTAAAGTTAAATGTCCTGTATATGTAAGTAAAACGTCATTACTTCAATCTAAGAATGGTTCTCCAGGATCTTACGTGCATAATGGAATTGATTTGGACGGATATACTTTAGAAAAGAAAAAAGATGACTATTTATTGTTTTTGGGAAGGATTGAAAGAGAAAAAGGGGTGTTAGACGCTGTAAGATTGGCCGAACGGACCGGAATGAGAACCATCATTGCCGGGCCAGTCTGGGACAAGGAATTATACCGCGAAATTTGTCAACGGATGGCGAAGGCGCCTAACATATCATATGTAGGTGAAGTCCATGGGGAGCAGAAGCAATACTTGCTGATGCATGCAAAATGGCTCTTATTTCCAACAGCATGCGAGGAACAATTCGGATTGGTACTGGTGGAAGCCTTAGCTTGCGGGACACCTGTTGCCGCTTACGGGAGAGGGGCAGTTCCAGAAGTGCTGCAGGGGCTTCCCCAGTTTATTTGCAATGATTTGGATGACATGAAACGTCTGATAAAAAGAGATTCACCTTTCTCTCCTGAAAAGCTTCGCGAGTATGTAGCCCTCAGGTATACAAAAGAAAAAATGACCGATGAGTATCTGAAAATATATTGGAGGGCTATTCGAGGCTGGGAGTAAGCGTCTAAAAAGGTCAACCAGATGGATCTGGTTGACCTTTTTATCCTGGATTCTCCTTAGATATTTTTTCGTTTATTTCGCATAGTCCGATAGTACATTCATAAAAACAACTTGATTATAGACTCTTGTCTCTAAATTTTTCTTCAATAATTTTTGCACCCAATTTTTTTTAAGAACAGGATCCGAAAATCTATTCCGAAAACACAGGTCTAGATGTGTGCAAAACTCCTCTTCACTTGGTTTAATACCCAGTCTCATAAGCTGCTCATATTGGATTCGTTCCGCCTGCTGAGCTTGCAATGTATTAAAACTTTTACTGATCTGATTCTCATGTAATCGGTAATGCAGCAAAACTTCGGGTACATTTGAAATCATCGTAACATGGGAAAGTTGAGTCCATAATTGATAATCTTCAGCGTGGGTGTAGGAAGCTTGGTACTGAAGCGAATGCTTAACAAGAATCTCTCTCCTGAACATGACAGAAGGATGGGCCAAACAGCAATGAAGTAACAACCTGCACTTAACCTCTTCTGGATGTTCAGGTTGAGACCAAACTTCTTGGCTGCCCATTACTTGCACATGACTCCCGCACACTCCAATCTTCGGGTGACTGTCCATATAGGATAATTGCCTACTGAACCGATTTGGTAAACTGAAATCATCAGAATCCATTCGTACTATAAACTCCCCAACAGCGACTTGAAGCCCTTTATTCAGGCTCTCAGTAACCCCACGATTCTCCGTGTTGTTGATCCTCTTGATTCGCGGATCGTGGTGTCTTTCTATAATCTCTCTGCTGTTATCTGTCGAACCGTCATTAATTATAATGAATTCAAAATCAGAAAATGATTGATTCAATATACTTTTTATTGCCTCGTCTAAGTACGGCGCACCGTTGTAAACAGGCATCACCACGGAGATTCTGGTCAATGCTCATCTCCTCCTAGTTTTGATTTAGCACCTTCTTATACAACTTCAAATAATTATCCACCATGATCTCAGATGTGAAGTTCTGGAGGAAATATTTCCTTAACCGATGCGGAGTTGGGAAATCAATGGTTCTCAGCTTCAGAACTGCATCACTTTCGTCTCTACAGATTAGCTCAGGAAATCCGCTGAGAATTTCGGAAACTGAACCTTTTTGAAGTGCAAGAACGGGAGTCCCACAGGCCATCGCTTCAATCATTACGAGACCAAATGCCTCCTCCTCAGACATAAACAAGAGGCACTTCGCCCGGTTCAACAGCTGTTGTTTATAAGCTCCCCCTACCTCTCCTACATAGATAATATTTGGGTTATCTCGAATTTTTGGCAAAACATGCTGAATGTAGAAGGCAGACGTTTCCGGGTCGACAATGTCCGTCTCGGGGCCAGCAATCACAAGGCGCAGATTACTTTTCTCGGCGATCTCAATAGCTTTTAATATCCCCTTACTTTCGATCAACCTTCCGAGAAATAATAGATAATTACTTTTTTGGGCCGAAAAAACATACTCCTCCCTGTTGATGCCATTGGGTACAACATGCCCCCGCCCACCGTTCAGTTTCATTCGCATATTGTTACTCATAAAAACGGGGTCCTTACTCTCGAAACACCAAGGAACATGAATGGTACTGACAGTAGGTACGGGGAGTCCGCTTCTTCCGACGACTGAACCGTGCGTATGATCATGAATAATGTCAACGGAAGAGGGTAACGTGTTTTTCACATACCGGGCGATTTCCAATGGTTCTCCCCAGTGCTTATATTCGATAAGCCGTCCGTTTGTTTTACTTCCAGGCAGGGCATATAAGAAGACCTCGTGTCCCTTTTTAATAAGCTGTTCAGTGAGTTCATAAACAATACGTTCGATACCACCATATTTTTCAGGAGGAGTGGTCACATAATCGGGGGAAATTTGGACAATTCTCAACACTTCACCTTCTTTTATCACTCTTTCAAACAACGTATTCTTATTCAACTGGTTTGGTAACGTACATCAGCACATTTGGGTTATTAGTCCAAACATCACCTATAAAAATGCATATACATGAACATGGAGGTGAATGAATGAAAGGCATCATATTATGTGCCGGTAGAGGCACTAGGCTTAAGCCAATTACTGACTCCATTCCAAAGACACTTTTGCCGATTGCTAATAAAACTATTTTAGACCGTTGTATAGATCAATTGTTTGATGTGGGAATTCATGAAATTGCCGTTGTTATAAACCCTTCCCAACATCAAATAGTGGAGCATTTGCAACAGCACCCATCACAAAAAAACATTTCAATCCTTTATCAAGAAAAAGCACTTGGCATTCTTCATGCGATGTTTCAAGCCCAATCCTTTATAGGTAAGGACGATTTTGTTATGTTGCTTGGGGATAACGTCTTTAGCGGTTCACTGTTACCACTGATTCAAAGCTTCCACGGCAATCAAGGCGCCATTTATCTGAGCAAGGTTAAAAATCCACAAGAATACGGTATAGCTGAGGTTAAAGAAAATCAAATCATAAGCTTGGAAGAGAAGCCTAAGAGCCCTAAAAGTAATTTAGCCGTTATAGGGGTATATGTATTTCATTCAACTATTTTTGAAACTCAAAAAGTAATTGGATTATCACCACGTGGAGAGTATGAAATAACGGATGCGATTCAATGGCTAATTAACCAAGGATACCCTGTCGCTTTTACCATTACAGATGAGTGGTTTATGGATGTTGGTACCCCGGAGCGATGGCTTCTTTCTAACTTGAAACTACTGGAGATGGAGCTTGGAACCAAAATCAATGTGAGTGATGGAACATGGATAGAGAACTGTACGTTGATCGGCCCTGTTATTATTGGAGAAAAATGTCGTCTGACAAATACGATAATTGGACCCTATGTTTCAATCCAAGACGGTTCAGAACTCTATAACTGCGTTATTGAGAATAGCATTGTTGGTAACAACGTGAATTTAAGAGAGGAAACAATCCACCATTCAATCTTTGTTTATAATAATAGGTTCGAAGTCAGACACGGGGGGAGACACAATGATTGAACTTGGTGCCTTACGTTTTAGCGGAAACGAAACCATTACGTTTCAAAAAACCATATGGGAATTGTTCGATACGTTCACATATGAGTTTTGGGTTAAAGCGGAAGCAGAACAGACGCTGGATTTTGAACAAGAGAATGGGATAAACGGTGTGACAGGGAAGAGGTACTTGATTCATCCTGATTTCAGATTTCCTGGAAATGCCGGTTTTGGAATCGCGGTCGGAACCAACGGAATTTCCATCCACGAACATTCCGTCGACTATATGCCCTCCAAGCTGGTATATCCCTATTCATTCTCAGACTGGCAGCATGTTGCAGTCGTTTATGAAAATAAAACTCCAAGTCTTTATATAAATGGTGATTTTATAAAGAGAGGTCTACCCAGCCAATATAACCATATTTACCCTTCTTTAACTGTAGGAGGACATCCCTACGGTCATTTTATAGGAAGCGTAGCGCATTTAAGGTTATGGGGCACAGCTAGAACTGCAGCTGAAATCCGTGATTTCATGACGGTAGATCTTGAAGGACATGAACCGGGATTGTATTGGCATTGGAATCCATGCTCTGGAACGTTGGTAGCAAACTCCTCGAAAAAGAATATCCAGGTTAGCGTGATTATGCCTTCCCATAATCGCTTTCCGTTAAATCATTTCGCCTTGCGGGTTTTAGAACAGCAGACATATCCTGCTGATCAAATGGAAGTTGTTTTTTTGGATGACGGTTCCACAGACTCAACTCCCAATATGCTTCATAACTATTTAAATCCCAAGTTTCCAATTAAATTCGTTCGACTTGAAGAACCGGTAGGAAGGGCCAAAATCCGAAATATAGGTATGAGCCTATCATCTGGATCCGTTTTATTATTTCTTGATGCCGAGATGCTTTGTCCCCCCGACCTCATCGAGAAGCATATGCGCCATCATCAAGAAGGAAAACCCTTGGTTGTTTCGGGAAGCATGAAAGTCAGACAGATCTATACGGTGGCAGATCCCGGTTACTCGGAAGGCCAGATTTCACAAATGCAAAGTTTATATCAACAGCATCCGTCTGCTGAAGCAATGGTCAGCCATTTCATCCATGTAGATCGAACTGCAATTCAATTACTTCCAATTGAAATAATGAGCGACCGGACGCAGCTCGATCCTATAAGTTATGGTTACGATTATTTTGATGGAATTCTTGCTAAACACGGACCTTATTTTAACGATTTTCACTACAGTTGGATGAATTTTATTACAAGTAATGTCTCTTTACCCAAATCATTATTACAAAAGTCCGGATATTTTAATGAGCAATTCGAGGGATATGGGTGGGAGGATTGGGAACTTGGTTTTCGGTTGTATAAGAAAGGGGCATATTTTGTCCATGATGATGAAGTGGTCAATTATCATCAGGAGCATCCAAGACCGAGAGATAACTTGAAGCAATCACATAGAAATTTTTTGAAATTCGTTCACTTGCATCCGGGTCCGGAAATTCGGTTAATGGTGCTCGACATGATACCACACCGAAGGGAAATAGTCCTCGTAAATGAGTATTTGAGCGATATTTTAAGATTGAGAGCCATTTATACTGAGAAATATGACGTGTTCTATCAATTTATACTCGTTGTACTTGAAAGACTCAGTTATATGCTCTCAATAAAAGCAGATATCTTCATGCCGTTACCTGACAACATTCTTGATAGAAACAGCATACCAACAGCGCAGTCGAAAGTGGAGGCGGAGGAAATCAGAAGTCTAGATTTATTTCCAAGACTTATGGAATTATACGATTTATTATATGATTTTGTTATGAAAGACGTTTCGCCGACATCTTAACGAAAATAAATAAACGCTAAGCCCTCGATGTTCATCGGCTTGGCGTTTATTCTAATTCGCTTGGAGTTGTCTCTATCCAATGTACAATTGTGAAATTATTTGCATAAGTGGGTCACGATATCGTGCCTGAGTACATGCATATTCGTGATTTATTTTCTCTTTGTGGATTAGTGTTCCCATAGCTTCATGCCAACGATATCCGACAAGTGATTCATTTAAGAATGGAAAGTTGAACCCACGCTGGATAACTCTGTACCAGAAGTCTACATCATGAGTGTATGGCAGAGACTCATCAAATAAACCGACCGTATTAAAAAGATCCCTTTTGATCATAACGGTACATCCATTGACGGGGTTTGCATTCAAAAAACAACGGTAAAAATCAACTACACTTTGAAGGACCGATAGGGGTGCTGCAGCGTATTTGGTTACTTCACTGTGGGCATCAATGTAATTGAAGTTGCTATGAGAAATTAAGGCTTGCTGCTCCTGCATAAAATGTACTTGATTATGAATCTTATCCCGGTAAAATATATCGTCAGAGCTCAGCCATGCAATATACTCCCCTG
This window harbors:
- a CDS encoding HipA family kinase; this encodes MIMDVLHALRHVKPMGEGETRPHLFYCDDGNKYVVKLMNNKQGKGVLINEYIAYRLAKLMNLPAAEYKIVHISSELIDMFPALKKLNVPEGPHIGCLFAEQAVTLKNEVNLSSCQNIETISGMIVFDYWIMNWDRYVTGANLLFLRDTKRLLLIDHANAFCGPEWDPDELEENKNFVEVYWGHYYEIFVPYIDSSDPFYSYLSTLEALERWELKEAVSGIPKEWKISRSMLEYLIEFLLCRKNLVRDAIMQLQDKFPIWSKH
- a CDS encoding sugar phosphate nucleotidyltransferase, producing the protein MKGIILCAGRGTRLKPITDSIPKTLLPIANKTILDRCIDQLFDVGIHEIAVVINPSQHQIVEHLQQHPSQKNISILYQEKALGILHAMFQAQSFIGKDDFVMLLGDNVFSGSLLPLIQSFHGNQGAIYLSKVKNPQEYGIAEVKENQIISLEEKPKSPKSNLAVIGVYVFHSTIFETQKVIGLSPRGEYEITDAIQWLINQGYPVAFTITDEWFMDVGTPERWLLSNLKLLEMELGTKINVSDGTWIENCTLIGPVIIGEKCRLTNTIIGPYVSIQDGSELYNCVIENSIVGNNVNLREETIHHSIFVYNNRFEVRHGGRHND
- a CDS encoding glycosyltransferase, whose amino-acid sequence is MRIVQISPDYVTTPPEKYGGIERIVYELTEQLIKKGHEVFLYALPGSKTNGRLIEYKHWGEPLEIARYVKNTLPSSVDIIHDHTHGSVVGRSGLPVPTVSTIHVPWCFESKDPVFMSNNMRMKLNGGRGHVVPNGINREEYVFSAQKSNYLLFLGRLIESKGILKAIEIAEKSNLRLVIAGPETDIVDPETSAFYIQHVLPKIRDNPNIIYVGEVGGAYKQQLLNRAKCLLFMSEEEAFGLVMIEAMACGTPVLALQKGSVSEILSGFPELICRDESDAVLKLRTIDFPTPHRLRKYFLQNFTSEIMVDNYLKLYKKVLNQN
- a CDS encoding glycosyltransferase — protein: MRIVHVVPNVIPIPGSGGIERIAYLLSNELVRRGHEVYVYALAGSQSNAIIIPYGHRGFSKHNIKDFVIHTLPDNVDVIHDHTHSLVIGREKLNIPTVSTIHTEWGFEIKVKCPVYVSKTSLLQSKNGSPGSYVHNGIDLDGYTLEKKKDDYLLFLGRIEREKGVLDAVRLAERTGMRTIIAGPVWDKELYREICQRMAKAPNISYVGEVHGEQKQYLLMHAKWLLFPTACEEQFGLVLVEALACGTPVAAYGRGAVPEVLQGLPQFICNDLDDMKRLIKRDSPFSPEKLREYVALRYTKEKMTDEYLKIYWRAIRGWE
- a CDS encoding glycosyltransferase — its product is MIELGALRFSGNETITFQKTIWELFDTFTYEFWVKAEAEQTLDFEQENGINGVTGKRYLIHPDFRFPGNAGFGIAVGTNGISIHEHSVDYMPSKLVYPYSFSDWQHVAVVYENKTPSLYINGDFIKRGLPSQYNHIYPSLTVGGHPYGHFIGSVAHLRLWGTARTAAEIRDFMTVDLEGHEPGLYWHWNPCSGTLVANSSKKNIQVSVIMPSHNRFPLNHFALRVLEQQTYPADQMEVVFLDDGSTDSTPNMLHNYLNPKFPIKFVRLEEPVGRAKIRNIGMSLSSGSVLLFLDAEMLCPPDLIEKHMRHHQEGKPLVVSGSMKVRQIYTVADPGYSEGQISQMQSLYQQHPSAEAMVSHFIHVDRTAIQLLPIEIMSDRTQLDPISYGYDYFDGILAKHGPYFNDFHYSWMNFITSNVSLPKSLLQKSGYFNEQFEGYGWEDWELGFRLYKKGAYFVHDDEVVNYHQEHPRPRDNLKQSHRNFLKFVHLHPGPEIRLMVLDMIPHRREIVLVNEYLSDILRLRAIYTEKYDVFYQFILVVLERLSYMLSIKADIFMPLPDNILDRNSIPTAQSKVEAEEIRSLDLFPRLMELYDLLYDFVMKDVSPTS
- a CDS encoding glycosyltransferase family 2 protein, which encodes MRPMVTVVIPFYNCPYVDQAVRSALEQSYNPIEIIVVDDGSTQFADRLAPFHPYIHYLGKANGGTATALNHGIRHASGEYIAWLSSDDIFYRDKIHNQVHFMQEQQALISHSNFNYIDAHSEVTKYAAAPLSVLQSVVDFYRCFLNANPVNGCTVMIKRDLFNTVGLFDESLPYTHDVDFWYRVIQRGFNFPFLNESLVGYRWHEAMGTLIHKEKINHEYACTQARYRDPLMQIISQLYIG
- a CDS encoding PIG-L family deacetylase; protein product: MSDKLMIVAHPDDESLFGGAALLREKGWTVICLTNANNETRSDEFHKAMRRVGASCEIWDYPDIYGGSFDSKQLGKDLAKVIAKHQFRRIVTHNLQGEYGHSQHKSLSKIIHGLGIDNLYVFEKSDEVLPFHLLRDKLILLSVYQSQMYVIEELMPYILYERIVPFNESTSLSSE
- a CDS encoding glycosyltransferase family 2 protein; translated protein: MTRISVVMPVYNGAPYLDEAIKSILNQSFSDFEFIIINDGSTDNSREIIERHHDPRIKRINNTENRGVTESLNKGLQVAVGEFIVRMDSDDFSLPNRFSRQLSYMDSHPKIGVCGSHVQVMGSQEVWSQPEHPEEVKCRLLLHCCLAHPSVMFRREILVKHSLQYQASYTHAEDYQLWTQLSHVTMISNVPEVLLHYRLHENQISKSFNTLQAQQAERIQYEQLMRLGIKPSEEEFCTHLDLCFRNRFSDPVLKKNWVQKLLKKNLETRVYNQVVFMNVLSDYAK